Within Ipomoea triloba cultivar NCNSP0323 chromosome 9, ASM357664v1, the genomic segment atatatatatatgtatgtatgtatatacacacacataacgGATCAAGTGAGAACGGGTATCAAGGAGAGAACGAGAAACCAATCACAGCTGTTTATCTGAAAAGATCTAATGGGTCacaagcaattaaaaaaaaacgttataacatttttgtaaataatttaaatttaaaagtgcaagtgataataattttatagagtgtaatataatattgcaaataaaatgtattaaaagtgcaacaatataatgtattaatgtACACCGAACAACAATATAAATTACACTTATCGTTATCATTAGTAGCATCAAATGTAAATAGTTGCACttttaattgaattattgtaCTTGCCCTTTAATTTGCACATATtgcttgcacttttaacacatattacttgaacttgaaaattcgagttatttataaatataccactacattttttttaaagaagatattttcagACCTTCTAGCATCCTTGTTTCCTTTTTCCATATATGTCAGTGAGATTCGGACTCACACTACTGCCTTCAGTCATGACCTTTAAGTTAGGCGACGAACCAACAATAGTAAGGCCGTAGCAATTAAGAATATGGGCAATTAAGTAATATTCTTTACATAGCAATCAGTATTCTGGAATCATGAGGCTAATTTAGATTAGGACTATCTCCTCTACAAAATTTAAATCTTATTTGCAGAAGACCTCACTTGTAGCGGTAAGTAATAGTTTGAAATTAAATAGTGTATTATGGGACAATCATAACCGAGTTAGTCAAATAGGTGACTTAATAACTACGGGGTTCTAAGTTCAACCGGCGAtgaaaattgtctattgatttGAACCAGTCAACTATGGGTAACACTTAAACATGTTTACCTCATTATGGTCATTTATCTGTTAGGGACACAAGGCGAATTGAACTTCTCCAAGTGGGTACCTTCAGTAACTGCTTACACTGAGTTACCTCTTTATGGTCTTTTGTTAGCTACGATCACAATGCGATCTTCATTTAATGTCTACCTACTATGTGGTAGCGATTGCGTatgttttataaataaaaaaaagtgtattaTTGGATAGAAGTATTTGGGCATGCGGTGTTGTATATACATAGGTACCTACAGTAATGGGAGGTCAAGTATTGTGCAGTAGAAAGTAAGATTTGGAGGTGTTAGAAAGTAGTTGAAGTTAAGGAGAAAACCCAGGGGCCAAGAAAGgctttatattataattataacactactGGCCTGACCCGGTAGTATTTACACAAGTTACAAGTTTTTCATagtaagaaagaaagaaagaaagaatatatGAATGAAATGAAACCTAGAAAACATGGAGTGATTCAGAGCACAGCATCAGGGGTTGTCTGTCCTTGCAGTACTGCCGTTGGATGTGAATTGTATCAGCTGGCTGGACCCCACAACCAATCTGATCTACTGTTACTGCCTACTGCTCTGGTAGGTCAGCCCAAAGAACGCCAGCGTCATACTAACATGGCCTGTACATTTTTTGCTTACCTACACTCCCACACCACACTCTTCATATCTCTATATCTCTCCGTGTGAATACTAACTATACTTTCACACTCATAAATTTCCCAATCAATAAATTACAGAGAAGACTAACTTAGTCGAGATGATTAAGactataaatttataatcacAAAATGATAAGTTCTTATTCCAATTCTCGTAGCTTGAGCCTTTTTTATGAACAACTTAAActgatttactttcttgtgaTATTGTATTTCGCTCCTAAGATTCTTATACTCAACGATTTATTAAGTGAAAAAACCAGTCTCTAGTGTCGAAGTATAAGGAAGGAATGAGCATTAGAAGAGGATTATTCAAAAATACTGAGTATAATTTTAGTTGGAGATATGTATAGTATTTTAAAGTGGAATACTAATAAGACAGCGATACAGTGAAATGCAGTGAATAtaatgattgattttttttcccgtCACGCAAATACCTTAAAAAGACAACTACTCTCGTACTTCTTTCACCAACATAACCCCCGCCCACTCTCTATTAGTCAAACTTTTCTGCTACTTCCAATACTTCAATTCGACGTCAAAACTTCTAAACCATCGCCGCGCCGCCCGGCCCCTCCGCCGCGAGCTCTGAGAAAAATGCCTGTCAACCATTTCACTCCGGAAGGATTCTGGTTAACTAAACAACACCATTTACCGGCGCCGTCTAACGACAACACTCCCTGTAACCTCGCCGCGACGACGGCGTCCTCCGCCGGGGATTCGAATTCTCAATTCTACCACCACGGCGCCGCCGCTATGTTTGCGGCGCAAAACACGGGGTATAGTTTCAACCTGAACAACAAGAATGAAGACGAGGAAGAGTCCGAGGAACAACAAAGCCAGGCGGCtaaggaagaggaggaggaaatGACGATAATACCCAAAGAGCCCTTGTTCGAGAAGCCATTGACTCCCAGCGACGTGGGGAAGCTCAACCGCCTCGTTATCCCCAAACAGCACGCCGAGAAATACTTCCCGCTCACTGGCCAAGAacccggcggcggcggcgccgaaAAAGGCTTGCTATTAACCTTCGAAGACGAGTGCGGGAAAACGTGGCGGTTCCGGTACTCCTATTGGAACAGCAGCCAAAGCTACGTGCTCACTAAAGGCTGGAGCCGTTTCGTGAAGGAAAAACGGCTCGACGCCGGAGACGCCGTGGTGTTCGCGCGCCACCGCGCCGACGCCGAGCGGCTCTTCATCGGCTGGAGGCGGAGAAATAGCTCGGCGGTGCAAGACGGAAATAGTGGGATTAGTGGGGCCGGTGAGGCGAGCACGGTTGGTGGTGGCGGTGGGTGGGCCCCAGCATGGCATCCTTATCCACCACCGGCTACTCCTGCAGCTATTCCATACCAACCTAACTGTCTTCATGCAGGTATCATTTTCTCTTCGCTCACTACATACGCAAAAAAACAAACcctatcttttttctttttcccttttttttttttcccccaaaaaaattattatattcatacacacatgcacacatGAGCAATATGTATCTATACACACACTCGCACATCGGTGTGCGTGTAAACCACTCTCCAAGTACATGGGAGGATTCCTTAACCTCACCCAAGAAATTGgaaacttatttttaaatatttactatttattttctatatagGTTTGCATTTTAGACAAAACTAATTCTATGCGCTAGTAAATGCCTTAAATAtccccatttaaaaaaaaaaattaaaaatatctgtTAAAATACAGTATCTGTTATGTAACTAAATCTAGAAGAGTCACTTCATGCCACTGGATCACGAggttttgaattaattattattaattataggaTCGGTAGCAGGTGTGGTTCCGAGCCAAACGGGTGCGAGTGGGAATTCAAAAAGATCAGTGAGACTGTTTGGGGTGAACTTGGAGTGTGAACCGGAGCCAACCACAGCAGACAGGTCGGTTCAACCCGGCCAGCACCAACCGTTCCAGTATTACGCCAACTCCCATGCTTCCTACAATCACATGGTACGCCCCATTTTGATTACCTTGATTTTGACTAATTTAAAATTGAGAGTTGTGGGGAATATaatctattttaatttcaaacatttatCCTAATATCTTTATTAAAGAAAtgaaacttttttattttctgcaTACTTAATAGTGTGGGGTCAAATTCAAAGATGTTGACTACTCTAATTTCCACATTTGGTTCATAATTGTTCCCCTTAGCGAGACAGAAAGGTGTACAAAATTGTAAAGTTATATGTGTGGGGAGTGGAATTGGGTTAGGTAGAAATAGAAAAGGTGATATATAAAAGAGGTAAAAATCTTTCAAGTTGAGTAAACGTGGTTGAGTTGAACAAGTAAAAGGCTAAAAGCTAGTTTGTGTATAGTACGTAGTGGAAGCAATCAAGTTTGCTACTACTAGTAGTCCATTACTGTTGAATATGATATATATGGTGTTGTAAGCAGTTTTGGGAATTGTGTTCACTTGCTGGAAGATTTGTCACTTCCTTCAAAATCCAAACCccactccccaaccaaattccAATAATATTCAACCTCTCCTTTTCAACCTAGCCCCACTTGGGAATTAAAATCTTACCAAAAACACCACCCAAAGTTTGAATATTGAATAGGAATAGCAACGTGGCAAGTGCGAGTTTTCGATTTTGGAATCTCGTCTCCACACATTTGCCACGCCTTGTCGTTGAAATGGTAACTTTAAGTTAGGTGATTTATCACTCAAGTTAGTTCTGTAGGGCTTGTTTTTAATTCTTGTTAAGGGAAGGCTATTTCCATCTCTAATTCtgccaaaaattaaaattcgacAATAAGTTGTCTTCCTCCCtaatcaaattaatataattttgccTCTCGATGCTTAGCATAGTTGGTTTGTTGTCGGATTTAAATGTCACTAAGGATTTAATATAGTTGGTTTGTCATCGGATGTAAAGGTCATAACTGCGGCGGCGGCAATATGGAAATTCAAATCCCACTCGAAACATGTATAGATGGGAAAAAGGTTCAAAGATGTTGGAATGCCTAGATTGGATCTATTGTGCACACATGAAGACTAATATCTGGTTTGTGAGCTGATTATGTGATTCGTGATCTACCACCAGTGGCTATAGGGAC encodes:
- the LOC116030130 gene encoding B3 domain-containing protein At2g36080-like isoform X2, which encodes MIDFFSRHANTLKRQLLSYFFHQHNPRPLSISQTFLLLPILQFDVKTSKPSPRRPAPPPRALRKMPVNHFTPEGFWLTKQHHLPAPSNDNTPCNLAATTASSAGDSNSQFYHHGAAAMFAAQNTGYSFNLNNKNEDEEESEEQQSQAAKEEEEEMTIIPKEPLFEKPLTPSDVGKLNRLVIPKQHAEKYFPLTGQEPGGGGAEKGLLLTFEDECGKTWRFRYSYWNSSQSYVLTKGWSRFVKEKRLDAGDAVVFARHRADAERLFIGWRRRNSSAVQDGNSGISGAGEASTVGGGGGWAPAWHPYPPPATPAAIPYQPNCLHAGVVPSQTGASGNSKRSVRLFGVNLECEPEPTTADRSVQPGQHQPFQYYANSHASYNHMEMKFSRDVNQMRFQQG
- the LOC116030130 gene encoding B3 domain-containing protein At2g36080-like isoform X1 — its product is MIDFFSRHANTLKRQLLSYFFHQHNPRPLSISQTFLLLPILQFDVKTSKPSPRRPAPPPRALRKMPVNHFTPEGFWLTKQHHLPAPSNDNTPCNLAATTASSAGDSNSQFYHHGAAAMFAAQNTGYSFNLNNKNEDEEESEEQQSQAAKEEEEEMTIIPKEPLFEKPLTPSDVGKLNRLVIPKQHAEKYFPLTGQEPGGGGAEKGLLLTFEDECGKTWRFRYSYWNSSQSYVLTKGWSRFVKEKRLDAGDAVVFARHRADAERLFIGWRRRNSSAVQDGNSGISGAGEASTVGGGGGWAPAWHPYPPPATPAAIPYQPNCLHAGSVAGVVPSQTGASGNSKRSVRLFGVNLECEPEPTTADRSVQPGQHQPFQYYANSHASYNHMEMKFSRDVNQMRFQQG